A window of Cryptomeria japonica chromosome 3, Sugi_1.0, whole genome shotgun sequence contains these coding sequences:
- the LOC131874298 gene encoding secreted RxLR effector protein 161-like: MTRWKLRKDDESPSVDQTLYKSMIGSLLYLTASRLNIVQAICMVARFQETPKQSHVNAVRRIFRYLQGTLTHDLWYPKKGDFTLQGYAAVDWVGCIDDRKSTSGGDFFFGERLVSWNNKKQDSISLSMTKVEYMIAATCCPQVLWMKQT; encoded by the coding sequence ATGACCAGATGGAAGTTAAGAAAAGATGACGAGTCACCTAGTGTGGATCAGACCTTATACAAATCCATGATTGGAAGCCTATTGTATCTTACAGCTTCAAGGCTTAATATAGTTCAAGCAAtatgcatggttgcaagatttcaagaaaCCCCTAAGCAATCTCATGTCaatgcagttagaagaatcttcaggtatctgcaaggaacactTACTCATgacttgtggtatccaaagaaaggagatttcactttgcaagGATATGCTGCTGTTGATTGGGTAGGATgcatagatgacagaaagagcactagtggtggagatttcttctttggagagAGGTTGGTTTCATggaacaacaagaagcaagattctatttcTTTGTCTATGACTAAAGTAGAGTACATGATTGCTGCTACATGTTGTCCACAGGTTTTGTGGATGAAACAGACTTGA